The following is a genomic window from Chitinophaga caseinilytica.
AGAAGATGAAAATCGGTGGCTTTTTATCGTTTTCCCAAACCCGCAACGGCCAGATCGTGGTGTGGATCAGCTTCCCGTTCATCGACGGGATGACGGAAGAGAAACCCCGCAACGAAACGATCGAAACCCTTGAACCAGAAGAGCTTGAGCCAGAGGCGCTCAACCGTTTCATCGGTAAGTTCCTCGAAGAAATGATCCAGTGGGAAGATGATGCGCGGGACGAGATCGGGTTTATCCGGCATCGGGATTGACCTTCGTCATCGATTAATTTCCCGTGTTGACCGAACTTTGCGATATGGAAGACATCAGAAGCATAGACGATATCAAGCTGCTGGTAAACGGCTTTTACGACAAGATCCGTCTGGATGAAGTGCTGGGGCCGATTTTCAACCAGCGGATCGCTCCGGATGCCTGGCCCGCGCACCTGGAAACCATGTATAAATTCTGGGGCACGCAGTTGCTCGGGGAAAAGGAATATTTCGGCGCGCCCTACGCCAAGCACCGTACACTGCCGGTAGACCAGCCGCATTTCGAGCGATGGGTGGGGCTTTGGCATGGTACCGTGGATTCGTTGTTCCAGGGGCCGCGCGCATCCACCGCCAAAGTGAAAGGCGCTTCCATCGCCCAGATTTTTTTAGGGAAAATCCGTTTCGAAAGAGGGATTTTCGGGGAATAATGTTTCCCCTTTTACACACATCGCCGCACATATGATTTGATAACCCCCGCAGTGTGTATATTTATTTTATCAATTTAGTTTTGTTTGTTATATGATTGGCTGGCTTATTTTGCCATGGCTGTTCTGACCGTTATCCCATCTCCCCGCCGGCGCCCTGCCGCCTCCATCCTGCAAATTGGCCCGCAGATTGAGGGTTCTTTAGCCCGGGGAAAGCGCATATTTTGCATATGCAACCTTTCCCCGGAAACGATTGTTAGTGAAAATAAGTTCAACTATTCTTTGAAAACGACTGATTGGTTATTTCCCTTTACTGTTACCCTCATGTATTAACCGAAAAACTGGAAATATGAAAACGTCCACGCTTTTATTCACTATTTCAGCTGTTGCGGTCCTTTCCCTGCCGTCCCGCGCGCAGGAATCGGCTACCGCCACGGTAACAGCTACGATCGTTGCGCCGATCGCGATCTCGAAAGATATCGACATGAATTTCGGGAACGTGGCAGTGCAGTCGTCTACCGGTGGAACGGTGGTGATGACGCCGGCAGGCGTGCGGAGTACCACCGGCGGAGTGACCCTCCCCACCACCACAGGTAACGTAGCCGCCGCATCTTTTACCGTATCGGGCGTGGATGGCTACACCTACAGCATCACACTCCCTACCGCAGCGGTTACCATTACCAATACCGGCGGCAACACGATGACCGTGACGGCCTTTACCAGCTCCCCTTCCGGCCAGGGAACACTGACCGGCGGATCGGAAACGCTCACCGTTGGCGCCACGCTGAACGTGACCGCCGCGCAAGCGCCCGGTACTTATGTTTCCGCAACTCCTTTCGCCGTAACGGTGAATTATGATTGATCCTTTCCCGTAACAGCCAGCCTATTGTAACAGAACCGAACCGTCTTTGAAAAACCTGTGGCCGCCTATCGCCGGTCAAGGCCTTGCATTTTCTAAACCCGGGAATGAATGTCCACCAACAATCACCAAAACGCTATGCGCTTATTTTTCGCAGGCCTGTTTTCCTGCATTTGTATGCTCCCCGCCGCGCTCCGGGCCCAGGGCAACCTCCTGATCACCCCGATGCGCATCGTATTCGACGGTAAAAAGAAAGTACAGGAAGTGAACCTCGCCAATACCGGAGACGATACGGCTCGGTACCTTATTTCACTGATCGAAATCCGCATGAAGGATAACGGAACTTTCGAG
Proteins encoded in this region:
- a CDS encoding group III truncated hemoglobin, which encodes MEDIRSIDDIKLLVNGFYDKIRLDEVLGPIFNQRIAPDAWPAHLETMYKFWGTQLLGEKEYFGAPYAKHRTLPVDQPHFERWVGLWHGTVDSLFQGPRASTAKVKGASIAQIFLGKIRFERGIFGE
- a CDS encoding DUF4402 domain-containing protein, which codes for MKTSTLLFTISAVAVLSLPSRAQESATATVTATIVAPIAISKDIDMNFGNVAVQSSTGGTVVMTPAGVRSTTGGVTLPTTTGNVAAASFTVSGVDGYTYSITLPTAAVTITNTGGNTMTVTAFTSSPSGQGTLTGGSETLTVGATLNVTAAQAPGTYVSATPFAVTVNYD